One part of the Arcanobacterium phocisimile genome encodes these proteins:
- a CDS encoding PAC2 family protein, which yields MTNYAIYPEQLGELKVPTLVIGLVDHLVDPGAIGQAVNACIDLLDSVEVLSFDSDPLYDYRAQRPIVTYVDGQLASSAEPSMELDLVTDVRGESFLFLHGTEPDFHWPRLTADIIEIIERFGVEKVFSIHGMPAPVPHTRAADMLIRTTQKVENSDVVYGQASHPASLADYLEFHLGQSGHAATNIRVRVPLYMSRSDMPFFSGALAVVRQLAALGGPTIPLGDLEQHEDQQSVELAAIAEQDSQFSAMVEQFETGYDSSEEGFVTAHDDAGPLPTSEEIGAVVEKFLAMQNSNPLEGAKSEPEPVAKTKSKDGDVHDLRTHLKNSLAQLFNRKQDPEN from the coding sequence ATGACGAATTACGCGATATACCCAGAACAACTTGGAGAACTCAAAGTTCCAACTCTTGTTATCGGTCTTGTCGATCACCTTGTCGATCCCGGTGCTATCGGGCAGGCCGTGAACGCCTGTATAGATCTTTTAGATTCAGTTGAGGTGCTGTCCTTCGATTCCGATCCGCTCTACGACTACCGAGCTCAGCGACCGATCGTGACCTATGTTGACGGCCAACTTGCCTCAAGTGCTGAGCCAAGCATGGAACTCGATTTAGTCACTGACGTCCGTGGCGAATCGTTCTTGTTCTTGCATGGAACTGAACCAGATTTCCATTGGCCTCGGTTAACGGCAGATATCATTGAGATTATCGAGCGTTTCGGCGTAGAGAAAGTCTTTTCGATCCACGGCATGCCAGCTCCAGTTCCGCACACTCGAGCAGCCGATATGCTCATTCGCACCACACAGAAGGTAGAGAACTCTGACGTGGTTTATGGACAAGCTAGCCACCCAGCGTCGTTAGCTGACTATCTTGAGTTTCATCTAGGGCAGTCAGGGCACGCTGCAACAAACATCCGAGTACGCGTTCCGCTGTATATGTCACGTTCGGATATGCCATTCTTTTCAGGCGCGCTCGCGGTGGTCCGCCAGCTTGCGGCTTTGGGCGGGCCAACAATTCCACTGGGCGATCTCGAACAGCATGAAGACCAGCAAAGTGTTGAGCTAGCGGCAATAGCTGAACAGGATTCGCAGTTCTCTGCCATGGTTGAACAGTTCGAGACCGGCTACGATTCGTCTGAAGAAGGGTTCGTCACGGCCCATGACGACGCCGGTCCGTTGCCGACGTCGGAAGAAATCGGCGCGGTCGTGGAAAAGTTTCTTGCAATGCAAAACTCCAACCCGCTCGAAGGCGCGAAATCAGAGCCAGAGCCGGTAGCAAAGACCAAGTCGAAAGACGGCGACGTTCACGATCTACGTACGCATCTGAAGAATTCGTTAGCGCAGCTATTTAATCGGAAGCAGGATCCGGAGAACTAG
- a CDS encoding spermidine synthase, protein MARRTRIDTFDTASSTIRIDTRENLRTLFIDDAESSAIDLSDPTHLEFEYMQHIRVAVDASFPGNGGLRVLHLGGAGCALARCFAALRPRSRQLAIEIDPELATIARAHFDLPASPALRIRTQDARTTLDTNSGKWQVIVRDTFMDGVIPQHMATVEAYIQAARLLAEDGIYCVNIADRQILPSLYREVGAASGSFAHLAAITDPAIMKKRRYGNVILLASHSPIAHDDINRALRKLPMPAQVVSGESLLRQSNGYTPLTDQGIGWPSSPDPASD, encoded by the coding sequence ATGGCTCGAAGAACACGGATTGACACTTTCGACACTGCTAGTTCAACAATACGTATCGATACACGTGAGAATCTTCGCACGCTGTTTATCGATGACGCCGAATCGTCAGCTATCGATTTATCGGATCCTACCCACCTCGAGTTCGAATATATGCAACATATTCGAGTGGCGGTCGATGCAAGTTTCCCGGGTAATGGTGGCCTGCGCGTATTGCATTTAGGTGGGGCTGGTTGTGCGCTCGCCCGTTGTTTTGCCGCGTTGCGTCCGCGTTCACGTCAGTTAGCTATTGAAATCGATCCGGAGCTGGCAACGATTGCTCGCGCCCATTTCGATCTGCCTGCTTCGCCAGCGCTTCGGATCCGCACCCAAGATGCGCGAACTACCCTGGATACAAATTCGGGGAAATGGCAGGTGATTGTGCGCGATACGTTTATGGACGGGGTTATCCCCCAGCATATGGCAACCGTGGAAGCTTATATACAAGCTGCTCGATTGCTTGCCGAGGACGGGATCTACTGCGTCAATATCGCAGATCGGCAGATACTGCCCTCGCTATATCGCGAGGTTGGTGCAGCTAGTGGGTCCTTCGCTCATCTGGCCGCTATTACCGATCCAGCGATTATGAAGAAACGCCGCTATGGCAACGTCATACTGTTAGCTTCACACAGCCCGATCGCACACGATGATATCAACCGTGCGTTACGCAAATTACCGATGCCAGCCCAGGTTGTCTCCGGGGAAAGTCTCCTGCGGCAAAGTAACGGATACACGCCGCTGACAGATCAAGGCATAGGCTGGCCTAGTTCTCCGGATCCTGCTTCCGATTAA
- the lexA gene encoding transcriptional repressor LexA — MYTPYRDVVKAHRQHQPAVRRIEPDMPLPSSLSARQLAIVQAMRDLTAQRGYSPTVREIGEYVGLKSSSSVKHQIDVLIKAGILTSDRGRSRTLEITELGMRLDTETGTFSGSILETGSGSTPRTHQVSDPTNSFSERQTDIASPFSEHNTVAVPLVGRIAAGAPILAEQHVEDTFPLPRQLTGSGELFMLQVSGDSMIDAAICDGDWVVVRRQPNAEQGEIVAAMIDGEATVKVLSRTDGHQWLLPRNPDYAPIPADDAQIIGRIVTVLRAL, encoded by the coding sequence ATGTACACCCCCTATCGAGATGTCGTTAAAGCTCACCGCCAACACCAGCCAGCCGTACGTAGAATTGAGCCTGATATGCCACTGCCCTCATCACTTAGCGCCAGGCAACTCGCTATCGTTCAGGCCATGCGCGACCTGACTGCGCAACGTGGCTATTCACCCACAGTTCGTGAAATCGGTGAATATGTTGGTTTGAAATCGTCATCGTCGGTTAAGCACCAAATCGATGTTCTTATTAAAGCCGGTATCCTCACGTCCGATCGCGGCAGATCACGCACTTTGGAAATCACCGAACTCGGCATGCGGTTAGATACCGAAACTGGCACATTCAGTGGTTCCATTCTCGAAACTGGTTCTGGATCTACCCCGCGTACTCACCAAGTGTCTGATCCAACTAATTCGTTCTCCGAGCGCCAAACGGATATTGCGTCACCTTTCTCTGAACACAATACTGTCGCTGTTCCACTCGTTGGCCGGATTGCCGCCGGTGCACCAATTCTTGCCGAACAGCACGTCGAAGATACCTTCCCACTCCCCCGTCAGCTAACTGGATCGGGCGAACTCTTCATGCTCCAAGTCAGCGGGGATTCAATGATTGATGCAGCGATCTGTGATGGCGATTGGGTGGTTGTGCGCCGTCAGCCCAACGCTGAGCAAGGCGAAATCGTCGCTGCCATGATCGATGGCGAAGCAACCGTTAAAGTTTTGTCGCGTACAGATGGGCACCAGTGGCTACTCCCGCGCAACCCAGACTACGCACCTATCCCAGCAGATGATGCGCAAATTATTGGCCGCATCGTCACTGTGCTGCGTGCACTATAA
- a CDS encoding LysM peptidoglycan-binding domain-containing protein — MSVADIRNYEAVNAGAQPVKKPQLKVVRADQLRSTSAAVRQPRLVCPDHPRTSGAPALYAVPTAPSASSAGAVGAVWRLQQGQCSVDQREEVVRSDLASNLVSGWQQLKEVIVSLHFKAVAGFLGLMASSVIAGVLVVGALGLFPSAGAVRVVQPGDTVMSIASSMQAPIETDQVVADIYALNAIEGERIIPGQEIVLPQY, encoded by the coding sequence ATGTCGGTAGCAGATATCCGTAATTATGAAGCCGTTAATGCTGGTGCTCAGCCTGTCAAGAAGCCGCAATTAAAAGTTGTGCGCGCTGATCAGTTGCGCTCCACATCGGCCGCTGTTCGTCAACCTCGTCTTGTGTGTCCGGATCATCCCCGTACGAGCGGAGCTCCTGCGCTTTATGCTGTACCTACAGCGCCTTCGGCTAGTTCAGCCGGGGCAGTTGGAGCCGTATGGCGGCTCCAACAAGGTCAGTGCTCTGTAGATCAGCGAGAAGAGGTCGTCCGTTCTGACTTAGCCAGTAACCTCGTATCGGGATGGCAGCAGTTGAAGGAAGTTATAGTCTCATTGCATTTCAAAGCAGTAGCGGGATTCCTTGGATTAATGGCAAGTTCGGTTATCGCTGGCGTGTTAGTCGTTGGAGCACTCGGCCTTTTCCCCAGTGCCGGAGCGGTTCGCGTGGTCCAACCAGGCGATACAGTTATGTCCATCGCTTCGTCAATGCAAGCACCGATCGAAACCGATCAAGTAGTGGCAGATATTTATGCTCTCAACGCTATTGAGGGTGAGCGAATCATTCCAGGTCAAGAAATCGTTCTTCCGCAATACTAA
- a CDS encoding AMP-binding protein, which translates to MTTPPRGTEHYPEGVSTTVSIPDFTMEQMLVEAIADFPKRVAIDFLGREWTYEEIGADVQRAITVLKMCGVREGDVVSVIQPNCPQHFTAFYAIIALGATVAEHNPLAPVAQLNREIDLVGSKVVIAWEQTIEKMLADGDFRGRTYLSVNLVKSLPTKSQLLLKLPIKAAREQRAKLRGKVPAGVHSWDNQVRYADPSDIASASHVTQDAIAVLLQTGGTTGVSKAVKLSHRNIIANAKQNEMWLNGFKRGDETVAAILPFFHAFGLQLSLSLCVNSATTIVMTPSFDVDILLAGHARHPITFFGGVPPMYKKILDALDSGKKADLSTIRFSVSGAMALDPQLATRWEKATGGYLIEGYGMSEASPVIAASPVAPTRRPSTLGVPFPGTEVKIVDPDDPSREFTEDGQVGEICARGPQVFQGYLGNDEETAYALLEGGWLRTGDLGKWDNGFIVMADRRKEMIINGGFNVYPSQVEEAVRQMPGVVDVAVVGMPTDSFSESVVAALVLEPGSKVDLEAVRRWTEDKLSHYAMPKSIAILDELPRSQIGKVMRRSVREKLASFELSSGQWREKISEVSASASSMVDDYLASLRDRTEASREDWKVWTEQNAEKFEAFRARMADQLSQLSDRSQIEKELEVSATQSGLSIENFKMWLAQQREGIDGFFASKGTTTQSEKPAPADEPEHDRNTEADGSTDDSSDGPTNK; encoded by the coding sequence ATGACAACCCCGCCGCGTGGCACAGAACACTACCCTGAAGGTGTCAGCACCACAGTCTCGATTCCAGATTTCACTATGGAACAGATGCTTGTTGAGGCCATTGCGGATTTTCCGAAGAGAGTTGCAATTGATTTTCTTGGTCGTGAATGGACATACGAGGAAATCGGCGCAGATGTTCAGCGTGCGATTACTGTTTTGAAAATGTGTGGCGTACGCGAGGGCGACGTCGTTTCAGTTATTCAACCCAACTGCCCGCAGCATTTCACTGCTTTCTATGCCATTATCGCTTTAGGAGCCACGGTTGCGGAACATAATCCGCTAGCACCTGTCGCGCAACTCAACCGGGAGATTGACCTTGTTGGCTCTAAAGTTGTCATTGCCTGGGAACAGACTATCGAAAAAATGCTTGCCGACGGCGATTTCCGCGGACGGACTTACCTATCAGTCAATCTTGTTAAATCTTTACCTACCAAATCGCAGCTACTGTTGAAGCTACCGATTAAGGCAGCTCGCGAGCAACGTGCAAAACTACGAGGAAAAGTACCTGCGGGCGTACACTCGTGGGACAATCAAGTTCGTTATGCCGATCCTTCGGATATCGCTAGTGCATCACATGTCACGCAAGATGCGATCGCAGTTTTACTACAAACTGGTGGAACAACTGGCGTTTCAAAAGCGGTTAAACTTTCGCATCGCAACATTATTGCAAACGCGAAGCAAAACGAAATGTGGCTCAATGGATTTAAACGTGGCGATGAGACGGTAGCTGCTATTTTGCCGTTCTTCCATGCGTTCGGCCTTCAACTATCGTTGAGCTTATGCGTCAATTCTGCGACAACGATTGTGATGACGCCTTCCTTTGATGTCGATATTCTACTCGCTGGGCATGCCCGCCATCCGATTACTTTCTTCGGTGGTGTCCCGCCAATGTATAAGAAGATTTTGGACGCGCTGGATTCGGGCAAAAAGGCCGATCTTTCGACGATTCGCTTCTCAGTTTCTGGCGCAATGGCATTAGACCCCCAACTAGCCACACGCTGGGAGAAAGCCACAGGGGGCTATCTCATCGAAGGTTACGGCATGAGTGAAGCATCCCCGGTTATTGCAGCTTCCCCGGTTGCTCCGACACGGCGACCCTCCACTTTAGGCGTTCCATTTCCAGGTACCGAAGTCAAAATAGTTGATCCAGATGACCCTTCCCGCGAGTTCACCGAGGACGGTCAAGTCGGTGAGATTTGCGCTCGTGGACCGCAGGTTTTCCAAGGTTACTTAGGCAACGATGAAGAAACCGCCTACGCACTGCTAGAGGGGGGCTGGCTTCGCACTGGCGATCTCGGGAAGTGGGATAACGGTTTCATTGTGATGGCTGACCGGCGGAAGGAAATGATCATCAATGGTGGCTTTAACGTCTACCCATCACAAGTTGAAGAGGCCGTCCGCCAAATGCCGGGCGTCGTTGACGTAGCCGTAGTAGGAATGCCTACTGACTCATTTTCGGAATCCGTTGTCGCAGCTCTCGTGCTGGAACCGGGTTCGAAGGTTGATTTGGAAGCTGTTCGTAGGTGGACTGAAGACAAACTTTCGCATTACGCAATGCCGAAGTCGATTGCCATTCTCGATGAGCTGCCGCGATCGCAGATCGGTAAAGTGATGCGTCGCTCGGTCCGGGAAAAACTAGCTTCGTTCGAGTTGAGTTCGGGTCAGTGGCGGGAGAAGATTTCCGAAGTTTCGGCATCTGCATCTTCGATGGTTGATGACTATCTGGCAAGTCTGCGCGATCGTACTGAGGCTTCTCGTGAAGATTGGAAGGTGTGGACGGAGCAAAATGCTGAGAAATTTGAGGCTTTCCGTGCACGCATGGCCGATCAGCTCTCTCAGCTATCGGATCGGTCACAGATCGAAAAAGAGCTCGAAGTATCTGCAACCCAGTCCGGTCTTTCGATCGAGAACTTCAAGATGTGGTTAGCGCAGCAACGTGAGGGCATTGACGGATTTTTCGCTTCAAAAGGAACAACAACACAGAGCGAGAAACCTGCACCAGCTGATGAGCCGGAACACGACCGCAATACCGAAGCAGACGGTTCAACAGATGATTCTTCAGATGGTCCGACCAACAAGTAG
- a CDS encoding HelD family protein — MAETSEQNAQSRAIAEEQEFVSYAYQALDKQRQYYDEQLRKVRAQGGRGTPGQVSERDSFATHYEDNLARLRNVENRLVLGRLDSQDGAVHHIGRTTLRDVNNDIVLTDWRAPQSEPFYQATAAHPGNVRRRRHIQTRLREVIGVEDELLTDSGEQSDDLNLTGEGALFAAMSKARDGRMGDIVATIQTEQDRIIRSDINGIMVVQGGPGTGKTAVALHRAAYLLYTYRERLARSGVLIIGPSPIFLRYIDQVLPALGESDVVSTTVEDLLPGVRVTAHEDARVAELKGDRRWVTFAERAITRIVEKPRRSTASITVNGKKLHLTPKMVEAAQRRARRSQKAHNQAREVYAKYLVERLAEQLADALEIDLSNNDFLYGDIVESIDARREINLHWLPSSATTLLTRIYHYPELLARIAPELTEEERQLLRRDRNSGFTRADIPILDELAEHLGEFSSDAELAQERAVNEQRRRHDSYVSETMDAMGLGEGIVNAGDVADRLYGDRSADSLADRAAADRAWTYGHVVVDEAQELSDMQWRMIARRNPARSMTIVGDVDQRPDGAPAGGWKQALGALGEFTRIDELTMSYRTPSSLLERAANVMTHIGHPVRPIRAVRDLPDTYGYDETTAEQLNDTLVKRIAVESARLDAEYGTNHGTLAVIVPTSMRSTAGSAITNHPDLAQWSIDSSGTDVSQRIHVMTARQSKGLEFDTIVLVNPLSLGDEGPGDLYVAMTRATRRMAVVSDAHLPEALR; from the coding sequence ATGGCTGAAACCTCAGAACAGAATGCACAATCCAGGGCGATTGCTGAAGAACAAGAGTTCGTTTCTTATGCTTACCAAGCACTCGATAAGCAACGCCAGTACTACGATGAGCAACTGAGGAAAGTACGTGCGCAAGGCGGGCGCGGCACCCCGGGCCAAGTCTCTGAACGCGATTCGTTCGCTACACATTACGAGGACAATCTTGCTCGACTACGCAATGTCGAAAATCGATTGGTTTTAGGCCGTCTCGATTCTCAAGACGGCGCAGTCCACCATATCGGTCGCACCACATTACGCGATGTGAATAATGATATTGTGCTCACAGACTGGCGCGCTCCCCAATCAGAGCCATTTTATCAAGCAACCGCCGCACATCCGGGCAATGTTCGCCGTCGTCGACATATCCAAACAAGGCTACGTGAGGTGATTGGCGTCGAAGACGAACTCTTAACTGATTCCGGTGAACAATCAGACGACCTTAACCTCACTGGTGAAGGCGCACTGTTCGCAGCAATGAGTAAAGCCCGCGACGGACGTATGGGCGATATTGTCGCCACAATACAAACAGAACAAGACCGTATTATCCGCTCTGACATTAACGGAATTATGGTTGTCCAAGGCGGTCCAGGAACTGGGAAAACCGCAGTAGCATTGCACCGTGCGGCCTACTTGCTCTATACCTATCGTGAACGTCTGGCCCGGTCTGGAGTGTTGATCATTGGCCCGTCGCCAATTTTCTTGCGATACATTGATCAGGTTCTACCCGCATTGGGTGAATCCGACGTAGTTTCGACGACGGTGGAGGATCTACTCCCCGGCGTGCGCGTAACAGCACACGAGGACGCTCGCGTAGCCGAGCTGAAAGGGGACCGACGTTGGGTAACGTTTGCCGAACGCGCCATCACACGGATCGTGGAAAAACCACGTCGTAGCACTGCCTCGATCACCGTCAATGGCAAGAAACTCCATCTCACACCGAAGATGGTTGAAGCTGCCCAACGCCGGGCCCGGCGAAGCCAAAAAGCACACAACCAGGCACGCGAGGTGTATGCGAAATATTTGGTGGAACGGCTGGCTGAACAGTTAGCCGATGCGTTAGAGATCGACTTGTCGAATAACGACTTCCTCTATGGCGATATTGTGGAATCGATTGATGCCCGTCGGGAAATTAATCTTCATTGGCTACCTTCTTCAGCAACCACGCTCCTAACGCGTATCTATCACTATCCTGAGTTACTGGCACGAATCGCACCGGAGCTGACCGAAGAAGAACGTCAGTTGTTGCGCCGGGACCGTAACTCCGGGTTCACCCGCGCCGACATTCCCATTCTTGATGAACTAGCTGAGCATCTTGGCGAGTTCAGTTCGGATGCGGAACTCGCCCAAGAACGTGCCGTGAACGAACAACGTCGTCGTCACGATTCCTATGTGTCTGAAACCATGGATGCAATGGGTTTAGGCGAAGGCATTGTCAACGCCGGAGATGTCGCTGATCGTCTTTACGGCGATCGCTCAGCTGACTCGCTTGCGGATCGAGCCGCCGCCGACCGCGCATGGACCTACGGGCATGTTGTGGTTGACGAAGCTCAAGAACTATCTGATATGCAGTGGCGGATGATTGCTCGACGCAATCCAGCACGCTCGATGACTATCGTCGGGGACGTCGACCAGCGCCCTGACGGTGCTCCAGCAGGCGGATGGAAGCAAGCTCTCGGAGCCCTCGGTGAGTTCACCCGGATTGACGAACTGACGATGTCCTACCGCACCCCATCGTCGTTGCTAGAGCGAGCCGCGAACGTTATGACGCATATCGGCCATCCCGTTCGCCCTATCAGAGCCGTCCGGGATCTACCTGATACCTACGGCTACGACGAAACAACAGCAGAACAGCTCAACGACACGCTGGTCAAACGCATCGCCGTTGAATCAGCTCGTTTGGATGCTGAATATGGCACCAACCACGGGACTTTGGCGGTGATAGTCCCAACTAGCATGCGTTCAACTGCCGGTTCTGCTATCACCAACCATCCTGATCTCGCTCAATGGTCCATTGACTCGTCAGGCACCGACGTCAGCCAACGTATCCACGTCATGACCGCCCGTCAATCGAAAGGCCTTGAGTTCGACACGATAGTCCTAGTCAATCCATTGTCTCTTGGCGACGAGGGCCCGGGCGATCTGTATGTCGCCATGACGCGAGCAACACGAAGAATGGCTGTGGTTTCTGATGCCCACCTGCCTGAAGCGTTGCGCTAA
- the nrdR gene encoding transcriptional regulator NrdR — protein MHCPFCRYADSRVIDTRTSDDGMIIRRRRECPNCKRRFSTSESATLMVVKRSGTSESFSREKIVSGVGKACQGRPVTDDQLAVLAQQVEESIRAQGLAQIEAHDIGREILDPLRNLDRIAYLRFASVYSNFDSLEDFEEAIADLRAEAQ, from the coding sequence ATGCATTGTCCTTTCTGCAGATACGCTGATTCGCGCGTCATAGATACCCGAACGTCGGATGACGGAATGATCATTCGTCGCCGTCGTGAGTGCCCCAACTGTAAACGGCGTTTTTCAACGTCTGAATCTGCAACACTGATGGTTGTGAAACGCTCGGGAACCTCAGAGTCATTCTCACGTGAAAAGATCGTCTCAGGTGTTGGAAAGGCCTGCCAAGGCAGGCCGGTTACTGACGATCAGTTGGCAGTACTGGCTCAACAGGTCGAAGAAAGCATCCGTGCCCAGGGGCTCGCTCAAATCGAAGCACACGATATCGGTCGCGAAATTCTTGATCCTCTGCGGAACCTCGATCGAATTGCTTATCTTCGATTCGCCTCAGTATATTCCAACTTCGACTCACTCGAAGATTTCGAAGAGGCAATAGCCGATTTACGTGCAGAAGCGCAATGA
- a CDS encoding ATP-dependent DNA helicase: MSDLEGLLSGVVESVGGSAREGQIEMAHRVAEALESQGHLLVQAGTGTGKSFGYLVPVLQWAATSGKRAIISTATLALQRQIMLNDAPRVKDVIHKELGTHVEVALLKGWHNYVCLRKATGGYPEEGTLLSRAEGEVGATATGEEVMRAREWAMSTDTGDRDDLVPGVSDRAWAQVSVPKRECIGDKCPVRQSCFPYLAREKADDAQVIVTNHAMLGVAATGFPVLPEAHAYIVDEAHDLADRVTSQLTRMLSKYEIAAVARLMRRSGLDDAGLDDCTDELSELLAELPEGRLTELSQELLDVIARIAGRLQVAGEDIAGLSNLNEEQATAKYILRSRVSELHDLCSDLLGDAVGNDQLVVWKAEYGDGTSALYIAPLDVAHSLADNLFEDQPTILTSATLKIGGSFDAMASRAGLSFPSQGPWEGVDVGSPFTPEKQGVLYIAAHMPIPGKEGYGDEQLQEITELILASDGGALGLFTSRAAAVRAAEYVRERVDLPIFVQGEDQLSTLVASFAGDERACLFGTLSLWQGVDVPGRTCRLVIIDRIPFPRPNDPLTQARTEAVEQAGGSGFMSITATQAALLLAQGAGRLLRRSSDRGVVAVLDPRLKTKRYAGFLLASMPRMWPTVDPMIVREVLQRLAKKD, translated from the coding sequence GTGAGTGACCTTGAAGGGCTACTCTCCGGCGTCGTCGAATCGGTTGGTGGTAGCGCACGCGAAGGGCAAATCGAGATGGCTCACCGGGTCGCAGAAGCCCTGGAAAGTCAAGGCCACCTCCTAGTTCAGGCGGGAACCGGAACTGGTAAATCCTTCGGGTATCTTGTGCCGGTGCTACAGTGGGCGGCAACCAGTGGCAAACGAGCGATTATCTCCACTGCAACCTTGGCCCTCCAACGCCAGATTATGCTCAACGATGCGCCGCGTGTCAAAGACGTCATCCATAAAGAACTCGGCACACACGTTGAAGTAGCGTTACTTAAAGGCTGGCACAACTATGTGTGCTTGCGGAAAGCCACTGGCGGATATCCGGAAGAAGGAACACTGCTGTCGCGCGCCGAAGGCGAGGTGGGGGCAACTGCAACCGGCGAAGAAGTCATGCGTGCGCGCGAATGGGCGATGAGCACCGACACTGGCGATCGTGACGATTTGGTGCCGGGTGTGTCCGATCGGGCATGGGCACAAGTATCTGTTCCTAAACGCGAATGTATCGGCGATAAATGTCCTGTGCGGCAAAGCTGCTTCCCGTATCTTGCCCGGGAAAAGGCTGATGACGCGCAAGTGATCGTCACCAACCATGCCATGTTAGGTGTTGCTGCTACTGGTTTCCCTGTTTTACCTGAAGCCCACGCATATATCGTTGACGAGGCTCATGACCTTGCCGATCGAGTGACGTCCCAGCTTACGCGTATGCTTTCCAAATATGAGATTGCGGCGGTGGCACGTCTCATGCGACGAAGTGGTTTGGATGATGCCGGACTCGATGATTGTACGGACGAGCTCAGTGAACTGCTTGCCGAGCTGCCAGAGGGGCGGTTAACTGAACTTTCTCAAGAGCTACTCGACGTTATTGCCCGAATCGCGGGCCGTTTGCAGGTGGCCGGTGAGGATATTGCAGGGTTATCGAATCTGAACGAAGAGCAAGCAACGGCGAAGTATATTTTGCGCTCGCGAGTGAGTGAACTCCATGACCTGTGCAGCGATTTGTTGGGTGACGCGGTTGGCAACGATCAGCTGGTGGTGTGGAAGGCCGAATATGGCGATGGTACGTCTGCGCTGTATATCGCGCCGTTGGATGTTGCGCATTCGTTGGCTGATAATTTGTTTGAAGACCAGCCAACGATTTTGACATCGGCGACGTTGAAGATCGGCGGCTCATTCGATGCGATGGCGAGTCGCGCTGGACTGTCGTTCCCGAGCCAGGGCCCGTGGGAGGGCGTCGATGTTGGTAGTCCGTTCACTCCGGAAAAGCAAGGTGTGTTGTATATTGCAGCGCATATGCCGATTCCTGGTAAAGAGGGATATGGCGACGAGCAGTTGCAAGAGATTACGGAGTTGATTCTGGCTTCCGACGGCGGGGCGCTGGGTTTGTTTACTTCGCGGGCTGCGGCAGTGCGTGCGGCGGAGTATGTGCGTGAGCGAGTTGATCTTCCGATTTTTGTGCAGGGTGAAGATCAGCTGTCGACGTTGGTGGCTAGCTTTGCAGGCGACGAGCGAGCATGCTTGTTTGGCACGTTATCGTTGTGGCAAGGTGTTGATGTTCCGGGCCGGACGTGCCGGTTGGTGATTATTGATAGGATTCCGTTTCCGCGGCCTAACGATCCGTTGACTCAGGCACGTACGGAAGCGGTGGAACAAGCAGGCGGTAGTGGTTTTATGAGCATTACTGCGACTCAAGCTGCGTTGTTGTTGGCACAGGGCGCTGGCCGGTTATTGCGTCGTTCTTCTGACCGTGGGGTAGTAGCGGTGTTGGATCCGCGATTGAAAACTAAGCGATATGCGGGTTTTCTTCTTGCTTCAATGCCACGAATGTGGCCGACGGTGGATCCGATGATTGTGCGTGAGGTGTTACAACGTCTCGCTAAAAAAGACTGA